A portion of the Calothrix sp. 336/3 genome contains these proteins:
- a CDS encoding RNA helicase: MNYSALSSEVDPSSIFPFELDKFQHDAIASLNGGRSVVVCAPTGSGKTLIGEYAIYRALSRGKRVFYTTPLKALSNQKLRDFREQFGLENVGLLTGDASIHRDAPILVMTTEIFRNMLYGTPIGQVGTSLVDVEAVVLDECHYMNDRQRGTVWEESIIYCPRETQLVALSATVANSDQLTDWLNQVHGPTDLIYSDFRPVPLEFHFGNVKGLFPLLNTEKTHINPRLLKRGKRRDSEKGKGNRRAETPGITYILNKLQERDMLPAIYFIFSRRGCDKAVAEVSDLWLVSEEESRELRRQIDDFLTRNPEAGRSGHIAPLYRGIAAHHAGILPAWKVLVEELFQQGLIKVVFATETLAAGINMPARTTVISTISKRTDSGHRMLTASEFLQMAGRAGRRGMDKVGHVVTLQTPFEGAEHAADLASKKADPLVSQFTPSYGMVLNLLQTHTLEEAKELIERSFGQYLSNLHLRPKAEEIANLQVELQELQTQVTGVDDGAIAAYEKLRQQVRVEQKLLKTLQEQSLQSRQEELVMMLSFAVSGTLLSLKGKNITVSTPVTAVLVGKTQGSGQAPYLVCLGQDNRWYVATTSDVMDLFAELPRIDVPPDLLPPAEMPLKPGQSRRGTPQTAAIAQTIPVVEELLHLAPEVSEQIRRVANLQTKLENHPLHQAGNAVALFKRKVRVGELETQIKGLQTQIEQQSQRYWEEFINLIEILQYFDCLDQLMPTKLGQIAAAIRGENELWLGLALASGELDQIDPQHLAAVAAALVTESPRPDSFVRFDLSTAADEAWMRLQQIRRTLLKVQYRHGVALPVGLENRYINLISLVEQWALGMEWVELCENTSLDEGDVVRILRRTLDLLSQIPHVPHLSTSLQRNAYRAMQLIDRFPINEVVE; this comes from the coding sequence GTGAATTATTCTGCGCTGTCTTCCGAAGTTGACCCCAGTTCAATCTTTCCTTTTGAACTGGACAAGTTTCAGCATGATGCGATCGCCTCGTTAAATGGTGGACGCTCCGTTGTTGTTTGCGCTCCCACCGGTTCGGGTAAGACATTAATTGGTGAATACGCAATCTATCGTGCCCTATCACGGGGTAAACGAGTGTTTTATACTACCCCCCTCAAAGCACTTTCTAACCAAAAACTCCGTGATTTCCGTGAACAATTTGGCTTGGAAAATGTTGGCTTGCTAACTGGTGATGCTTCCATTCACCGAGATGCACCAATTTTAGTCATGACAACAGAAATTTTCCGCAATATGCTCTATGGCACCCCCATTGGGCAAGTTGGTACATCCTTGGTAGACGTGGAAGCCGTAGTGCTGGATGAATGCCACTACATGAACGATCGCCAACGGGGAACAGTCTGGGAAGAATCAATTATTTACTGTCCACGGGAAACCCAATTAGTTGCTCTTTCTGCTACCGTTGCCAATAGTGACCAGCTAACAGATTGGTTAAATCAAGTCCATGGACCCACAGATTTAATTTACTCAGATTTTCGCCCCGTTCCCCTAGAATTTCATTTTGGCAATGTTAAAGGGTTATTTCCCCTACTGAATACCGAGAAAACTCATATCAACCCTCGGTTGCTCAAAAGGGGTAAACGCAGAGACTCAGAAAAAGGTAAAGGCAATCGTCGAGCCGAAACTCCTGGTATTACTTATATCCTCAACAAGCTACAGGAACGTGATATGTTGCCTGCCATTTACTTTATTTTCAGCCGTCGCGGTTGTGATAAAGCTGTGGCAGAAGTTAGCGATTTGTGGCTGGTGAGTGAAGAGGAATCAAGAGAATTGCGCCGCCAAATTGATGACTTTTTAACCCGCAATCCGGAAGCGGGGCGCTCTGGACACATTGCTCCTTTATACCGAGGAATTGCCGCCCACCATGCGGGGATTTTACCTGCCTGGAAAGTATTAGTAGAAGAGCTATTCCAACAAGGATTAATTAAAGTTGTTTTTGCTACGGAAACCCTCGCCGCAGGTATCAATATGCCTGCTAGGACGACAGTAATTTCCACTATTTCTAAGCGCACAGATTCAGGGCATCGGATGCTTACCGCCTCGGAATTTCTGCAAATGGCAGGACGGGCAGGACGGCGCGGTATGGATAAAGTCGGTCATGTGGTGACGTTACAGACACCTTTTGAAGGAGCAGAACACGCCGCCGACTTAGCCAGCAAGAAAGCAGACCCCTTGGTAAGCCAGTTTACACCTAGTTATGGGATGGTACTGAATTTACTGCAAACCCATACCCTAGAAGAGGCAAAGGAATTAATCGAGCGCAGTTTTGGGCAGTATTTGTCTAATTTACATTTGCGACCAAAAGCCGAGGAAATTGCCAACTTACAAGTAGAGCTTCAAGAGTTGCAAACCCAGGTGACAGGAGTAGATGATGGCGCGATCGCTGCCTACGAGAAACTGCGACAACAGGTACGGGTAGAACAAAAGTTACTCAAAACCCTGCAAGAACAATCCCTACAATCACGCCAAGAAGAGTTGGTGATGATGTTAAGCTTTGCTGTATCAGGAACTTTACTGAGTCTCAAAGGTAAGAATATTACCGTTTCGACCCCTGTAACTGCCGTCCTGGTTGGCAAAACCCAGGGTTCTGGGCAAGCCCCCTATTTAGTATGTTTAGGGCAAGATAATCGTTGGTATGTCGCAACCACAAGCGATGTCATGGATTTATTCGCCGAATTGCCACGGATAGATGTACCCCCTGATTTACTGCCACCAGCCGAAATGCCCCTCAAACCAGGGCAGTCACGACGAGGTACACCCCAAACCGCCGCGATCGCCCAAACAATCCCCGTAGTTGAAGAACTATTACACCTAGCTCCAGAAGTCAGCGAGCAAATTCGCCGCGTCGCCAATTTACAAACCAAGCTAGAAAATCACCCCCTCCATCAAGCGGGAAATGCTGTTGCCCTATTCAAGCGCAAAGTCCGTGTCGGTGAACTAGAAACTCAAATCAAAGGATTGCAAACTCAAATAGAACAACAATCCCAGCGTTACTGGGAAGAATTTATTAATCTGATTGAGATTCTGCAATATTTTGACTGCCTAGATCAGCTGATGCCGACAAAACTAGGGCAAATAGCAGCCGCCATTCGCGGTGAAAATGAACTCTGGTTAGGTTTAGCCCTTGCCAGTGGGGAACTTGATCAAATAGATCCCCAGCATCTCGCCGCAGTTGCAGCAGCATTAGTCACCGAAAGTCCTCGCCCTGACAGTTTCGTCCGTTTTGATTTATCCACAGCAGCAGATGAAGCCTGGATGAGACTACAACAAATTCGCCGTACTCTATTGAAAGTACAGTATCGTCACGGTGTCGCCCTACCTGTCGGTTTAGAAAATCGTTACATTAATTTGATTTCCCTGGTGGAGCAGTGGGCTTTAGGGATGGAATGGGTGGAACTGTGCGAAAACACAAGTCTTGATGAAGGTGATGTGGTACGTATTCTGCGTCGCACCCTCGATTTACTCTCCCAAATACCCCATGTTCCCCACCTCTCAACCAGCTTACAACGCAACGCCTACCGAGCTATGCAGTTAATAGATAGGTTCCCGATTAATGAAGTTGTAGAATAA
- the proC gene encoding pyrroline-5-carboxylate reductase, which yields MIKKLGLIGGGVMGEAILSRLITREIYAAGEIIVSEPQTTRQNFLTQKYGVTTCEDNQQVLSESTEIILLAVKPQVFGAISQDLSETGNLKNHPVIISIMAGVALKQLELAFPHQPIIRAMPNTPATIGAGITAMCAGSYANPQHIQLAKVLLQAVGDVVEVSEHLMDAVTGLSGSGPAYVALLIEALADGGVAAGLPRAIANQLALQTVLGTAELLKESKLHPAELKDRVTSPGGTTIAGIAQLEKAGFRSALIEAVKAATARSQELGKG from the coding sequence ATGATTAAAAAACTTGGACTTATCGGTGGCGGGGTAATGGGCGAGGCTATATTATCCCGCCTGATTACTAGGGAAATTTATGCAGCTGGGGAAATTATTGTCAGTGAACCCCAGACAACAAGACAAAATTTTTTGACACAGAAATACGGGGTAACTACCTGTGAAGATAATCAACAGGTGTTGAGTGAGTCCACGGAAATCATTCTCTTAGCAGTTAAACCCCAGGTATTTGGGGCAATTTCCCAGGATTTATCAGAAACGGGGAATTTGAAAAATCATCCCGTGATCATTTCCATTATGGCAGGAGTTGCTCTCAAACAACTGGAATTAGCCTTTCCCCATCAACCCATAATTCGGGCAATGCCAAATACACCTGCTACCATTGGGGCAGGAATCACAGCTATGTGTGCTGGCTCCTATGCTAATCCCCAGCATATCCAACTTGCCAAGGTGTTATTACAAGCTGTGGGAGATGTGGTAGAAGTTTCTGAACACTTAATGGATGCGGTAACAGGATTATCTGGTAGTGGTCCTGCCTACGTAGCATTACTGATAGAAGCCCTAGCCGATGGGGGAGTGGCTGCGGGTTTACCCAGGGCGATCGCCAATCAATTAGCCCTACAAACTGTTTTAGGTACTGCGGAGTTACTCAAAGAAAGCAAGCTCCACCCTGCCGAACTTAAAGATAGAGTCACTAGCCCCGGCGGTACAACCATTGCAGGTATTGCCCAACTGGAGAAAGCAGGTTTCCGTTCTGCCCTCATCGAAGCAGTCAAAGCAGCCACCGCGCGATCGCAGGAATTAGGAAAGGGTTAA
- the rfbC gene encoding dTDP-4-dehydrorhamnose 3,5-epimerase: protein MIATPTQIPDVLLLQPKVFPDERGFLFESFNQQKFLETTGIKSHFVQDNHSFSHRNVLRGLHYQIHRPQGKLVRVCSGKILDVAVDIRKSSPTLGKWVSSELSAENKYQLWIPPGFAHGFVVLSETAEVLYKTTEYYVPEYNRCIIWNDQDLSIDWHLSAAPILSAKDQVGERFTDAEIFD from the coding sequence ATGATTGCGACTCCTACTCAAATCCCTGATGTGCTTTTGCTACAGCCAAAAGTATTCCCAGATGAGCGTGGGTTTCTGTTTGAAAGTTTTAATCAGCAGAAATTTCTGGAAACAACAGGTATAAAATCTCATTTTGTCCAAGATAATCATTCATTTTCCCATCGAAATGTACTTCGAGGTTTACACTATCAAATCCATCGACCTCAGGGTAAATTAGTTCGTGTTTGCTCTGGCAAAATTTTAGATGTGGCTGTAGATATTCGCAAAAGCTCTCCCACCTTAGGTAAATGGGTGAGTTCTGAATTGAGTGCAGAAAATAAATATCAGTTGTGGATACCTCCTGGTTTTGCCCACGGTTTTGTAGTCCTTTCAGAAACAGCCGAAGTTCTATATAAAACAACTGAATACTACGTTCCTGAGTATAATCGTTGCATTATCTGGAATGATCAAGATTTATCCATAGATTGGCATTTGTCAGCAGCACCAATTCTATCAGCTAAAGACCAGGTTGGTGAACGGTTTACAGATGCAGAGATTTTTGATTAA
- a CDS encoding anthranilate synthase component I, with the protein MIQPWEWRSLPLHHRTASEIFASLFLHNPDSKGIATLLESPESPENPQLARYSLCAGSPRIINGIAQMWTPSPGTVLPFLENLLQQTTPQENIPHHLPFTGGWLGWLGYDVAWEIEKLPYTKSDTLPFPLGFWYEPESFAVLDHHQQILWLAASNPSALDELTNKLQNSQAITNTPPSPYSSTPHFTSSRQEYQAAVEQAKKYIQAGDIFQTNLSLRFSVQTHTSGWEIYRALHKINPSPFACYWQTPWGEVISCSPERLVLLEGNQAETRPIAGTRSRGKTPEADTQLAADLLTNTKERAEHIMLVDLERNDLGRVCQWGSVNVDELLTIERYSHVMHLVSNVKGTLKSELSAIDLIRAMFPGGTITGCPKVRCMEIIEELEPVRRSLFYGSCGYLDWRGNLDLNILIRTLLLVRCEEETELANSSPPPNTVWGQVGAGIVADSDPEREWQESLQKAQAQIQAISLQFNSPNV; encoded by the coding sequence ATGATTCAGCCTTGGGAATGGCGATCGCTCCCCCTCCACCACCGCACAGCTTCGGAAATTTTTGCTAGCTTATTTCTCCACAATCCAGATAGCAAGGGGATTGCAACGCTTCTGGAAAGTCCAGAATCCCCAGAAAATCCCCAATTGGCGCGTTATTCCCTCTGCGCAGGTTCACCACGTATCATCAATGGGATTGCCCAAATGTGGACACCATCCCCAGGAACAGTTTTACCGTTTCTAGAAAACCTCCTCCAGCAAACTACACCCCAAGAAAATATCCCTCATCACCTTCCCTTCACCGGTGGTTGGCTGGGCTGGCTAGGTTATGATGTAGCTTGGGAAATCGAAAAACTACCCTACACAAAATCGGATACCCTACCCTTCCCCCTGGGTTTTTGGTACGAGCCAGAAAGTTTTGCCGTTTTAGATCATCACCAGCAAATTCTTTGGTTAGCTGCTAGCAACCCATCCGCATTAGATGAATTGACAAACAAGCTGCAAAACTCTCAAGCAATAACTAACACACCTCCATCTCCCTATTCCTCGACTCCCCACTTCACCTCATCCCGTCAGGAATATCAAGCAGCAGTAGAACAGGCTAAGAAATACATCCAAGCGGGAGATATATTTCAGACTAATCTTTCTCTAAGATTCTCCGTACAAACCCATACCAGTGGTTGGGAAATCTATCGTGCATTACACAAAATAAATCCTTCACCCTTTGCTTGCTATTGGCAGACACCTTGGGGTGAAGTTATTAGCTGTTCCCCAGAAAGATTAGTCCTTTTAGAAGGAAATCAAGCAGAAACTCGACCGATCGCCGGCACGCGATCGCGGGGGAAAACTCCTGAAGCAGATACCCAATTAGCAGCAGATTTATTGACTAACACCAAAGAGCGCGCTGAACATATCATGCTAGTAGACCTAGAACGAAATGATTTAGGGCGTGTTTGTCAATGGGGAAGTGTCAATGTTGATGAATTACTGACAATTGAACGCTACAGTCATGTTATGCATCTTGTCAGCAACGTCAAAGGTACTCTCAAAAGCGAACTCAGTGCTATTGATTTAATTCGCGCCATGTTTCCCGGTGGTACGATTACTGGTTGCCCCAAGGTACGCTGTATGGAAATTATCGAAGAACTCGAACCCGTCAGACGCAGCTTATTCTATGGTTCCTGTGGCTATTTAGATTGGCGGGGTAATTTGGATTTAAATATTCTTATCCGTACCTTATTACTTGTGCGGTGTGAAGAAGAAACAGAATTAGCCAATTCATCCCCTCCACCAAATACAGTCTGGGGACAAGTAGGTGCAGGAATTGTCGCAGACAGCGATCCCGAACGAGAATGGCAAGAATCTCTGCAAAAAGCTCAAGCACAAATACAAGCGATATCCCTACAGTTCAATTCCCCTAACGTTTAA
- a CDS encoding YggS family pyridoxal phosphate-dependent enzyme — translation MSSSIQDGQSSQQNSPIGDRIAQICSQLPTSVRLIAVSKQMPSAYIRAAYNVGIRNFGESRIQEAVNKQAELQDLSDITWHFIGHLQSNKAKKALEHFQWIHSVDNLKLAQRLDQLASELAVSPQVCLQVKILPDANKSGWSVTELLEDLPTLNLCKNLQIQGLMTIPPVGLRESEILDVFNQTSKLAESIQQQNWSNIQMPELSMGMSGDYKLAIQAGATMIRLGTILFGDRS, via the coding sequence ATGAGTAGTTCGATTCAGGATGGACAAAGTTCCCAGCAAAATTCCCCCATTGGCGATCGCATTGCCCAAATTTGCTCACAATTACCGACATCAGTCAGGTTAATCGCAGTTAGCAAACAAATGCCGTCTGCCTATATTCGTGCTGCTTACAATGTCGGGATTCGGAACTTTGGTGAAAGTCGTATCCAAGAAGCGGTTAACAAACAAGCTGAGTTACAAGACTTATCTGACATTACTTGGCATTTTATTGGGCATTTACAAAGCAATAAAGCCAAAAAAGCCCTGGAACATTTCCAATGGATTCATTCCGTTGATAATCTCAAGCTAGCACAACGTCTTGACCAATTAGCATCAGAGTTAGCAGTTTCCCCCCAAGTCTGTCTACAGGTGAAGATTCTCCCCGATGCCAATAAATCGGGTTGGAGTGTCACGGAACTTCTAGAGGATCTTCCCACCTTGAATCTATGCAAAAATTTACAAATTCAAGGTTTGATGACAATTCCCCCTGTGGGATTAAGGGAGTCAGAAATACTAGATGTGTTTAATCAGACATCAAAACTGGCAGAATCAATCCAGCAGCAAAATTGGTCAAATATTCAGATGCCAGAGCTTTCCATGGGGATGTCTGGGGACTACAAACTTGCCATACAAGCAGGTGCGACGATGATTCGTTTGGGAACAATTCTATTCGGCGATCGCTCTTAG
- a CDS encoding cell division protein SepF yields MNNIFSRLKDFVGLNEQVEYEYYEEEPETESYQNLYQEQNQQPAVADTSTQNRRWRESVPTMNTEVATGTKTMSNVIGMPGAINGISEVVVLEPRTFEEMPQAIQALRERKSIVLNLTIMDPDQAQRAVDFVAGGTYALDGHQERIGESIFLFTPSCVQVSTQGGVLHEVPQPPVRTNRPATTPAWNNEPNRMAQ; encoded by the coding sequence ATGAACAATATCTTTTCTAGACTTAAGGATTTCGTCGGTTTAAACGAACAAGTAGAATACGAATACTACGAGGAAGAACCCGAAACCGAAAGTTATCAGAATCTCTATCAAGAGCAAAATCAGCAGCCAGCTGTTGCCGATACCTCTACCCAAAATCGGCGTTGGCGCGAATCAGTTCCAACTATGAATACTGAAGTAGCAACAGGAACAAAAACCATGAGCAATGTTATTGGTATGCCAGGAGCAATTAACGGCATCTCAGAAGTCGTAGTTTTGGAACCACGAACCTTTGAAGAAATGCCTCAAGCGATTCAAGCCCTGCGTGAGCGCAAATCCATTGTGTTAAATTTAACAATTATGGATCCAGACCAAGCGCAACGAGCAGTAGATTTTGTTGCGGGAGGTACCTATGCTCTTGACGGACATCAAGAACGTATTGGCGAAAGCATCTTTTTGTTCACACCCAGCTGTGTACAAGTTAGTACCCAAGGTGGAGTGCTTCACGAAGTACCTCAACCCCCAGTACGCACCAACCGTCCCGCGACAACACCAGCTTGGAACAACGAGCCTAATCGTATGGCACAATAA
- the pipX gene encoding transcriptional coactivator PipX, translated as MNLESAETYINHPTWGLLYRICMVDDSQELFTTLYAQRLFFLVTVEAKGMKFQPIGRTEARMMLENRLRGLRRTGQSQEYDQLHSVFQRTFQ; from the coding sequence ATGAACCTAGAAAGCGCAGAAACTTACATCAATCATCCCACCTGGGGGTTGCTCTACAGAATCTGCATGGTGGATGATAGTCAAGAATTGTTCACTACACTGTATGCACAGCGACTTTTTTTCCTAGTGACAGTTGAAGCTAAAGGCATGAAATTTCAGCCCATTGGACGTACCGAAGCGAGGATGATGTTGGAAAATCGCTTGCGTGGTTTACGTCGCACAGGACAGTCTCAGGAGTACGATCAGCTGCACAGTGTTTTCCAGCGCACCTTCCAATGA
- a CDS encoding glucose-1-phosphate thymidylyltransferase, with translation MKALILSGGKGTRLRPLTYTGAKQLVPVANKPILWYGIEEMVAAGITDIGIVINPETGEEVQAKTGNGDRFGANITYILQHTPAGLAHAVKVALPFLGESPFVMYLGDNLIQQGDLSYFLRKFSAQEQDALILLRTVENPSAFGVARVDETGRVLELIEKPVIPPSNLALVGVYFFSPVIHTAIANIQPSARGELEITDAIQYLINQQQQVTACQLEGWWLDTGKKDDLLEANRLILDTYLVSSPNSQQVYQNSQIAGRVQIGSHSQVINSTIRGPVIIGDNCYLENCFIGPYTSIGNHVELIESDIEHSVVLENAKISGIRQRIIDSVIGQRAKLTLAEHRPQAFRFLIGDDCHIELM, from the coding sequence ATGAAAGCATTAATTCTCTCAGGTGGTAAAGGTACTCGTCTGCGTCCTCTTACTTATACAGGAGCAAAACAGCTTGTACCTGTTGCTAACAAACCAATTCTATGGTATGGAATTGAGGAAATGGTAGCTGCCGGAATTACTGATATTGGGATTGTTATCAATCCAGAAACAGGGGAAGAAGTTCAGGCAAAAACAGGTAATGGCGATCGCTTTGGAGCCAATATCACCTATATTCTCCAACATACTCCCGCAGGACTTGCCCATGCAGTCAAAGTAGCACTTCCTTTTCTTGGTGAATCTCCCTTTGTTATGTATCTCGGTGACAACCTGATTCAACAAGGTGATTTAAGTTACTTTCTCCGGAAATTTTCTGCCCAAGAGCAGGATGCTTTAATTTTATTACGTACGGTGGAAAATCCCAGTGCATTTGGTGTTGCTAGGGTAGATGAAACAGGACGGGTTTTAGAATTAATTGAAAAGCCAGTTATTCCCCCATCTAATTTAGCGTTGGTAGGAGTTTATTTTTTCTCTCCGGTAATTCACACCGCGATCGCCAACATTCAACCCTCTGCTAGGGGGGAGTTAGAAATCACCGATGCTATTCAATATTTAATTAACCAACAGCAGCAAGTCACCGCTTGTCAGTTAGAAGGTTGGTGGTTGGATACAGGCAAAAAAGATGATTTATTAGAAGCAAATAGATTAATTCTAGATACATATTTAGTTAGCTCTCCGAATTCCCAACAAGTTTATCAAAATAGTCAAATTGCTGGAAGAGTGCAAATTGGTTCTCACTCCCAAGTAATAAATAGTACAATTCGGGGTCCTGTGATTATTGGTGATAATTGCTATTTAGAAAACTGCTTTATTGGTCCCTATACAAGTATTGGTAATCATGTTGAGTTAATTGAGAGTGACATTGAACATAGTGTAGTCTTAGAAAATGCTAAAATATCCGGAATCCGTCAACGTATCATTGATAGTGTTATTGGGCAAAGGGCAAAATTAACTCTTGCTGAACATCGTCCCCAAGCTTTCAGATTTCTTATCGGAGACGACTGTCATATTGAATTAATGTAA
- a CDS encoding glycosyltransferase family 2 protein, translating to MIHFLTVNYHSADWISKLINSLPERENKSYKLIIVNNSPEDTKIHDLLNDSIHLINSEVNLGFGRACNLGLNYIYALDSQAIVWIINPDAYLLDNKITEISDFFVSHSEVSILGTTIYTPEKKVWFAGGVFSPETGYIFNHTTLQDSDKDYSECDWISGCSLILNLKNFSKCPFFDSAYFLYYEDFDFCQRYIKLGHKVGITNRFAVIHQASAITNQYTFRKIKHSTYSYIFTLHRYANHSIFYLRFLRLFIYSCILIVINPKIAAGKFAGILMYWQWSYQNMVSQHN from the coding sequence ATGATTCATTTTCTCACAGTTAATTATCATTCTGCTGATTGGATTAGCAAATTAATTAATTCCCTTCCAGAAAGAGAAAATAAAAGCTACAAATTAATTATTGTTAATAACTCTCCAGAAGATACAAAAATTCATGACTTACTGAATGATTCGATTCATTTAATTAACTCGGAAGTAAATCTTGGTTTTGGTCGTGCTTGTAATTTAGGATTAAATTATATTTATGCCCTCGATTCTCAGGCAATAGTTTGGATTATCAATCCAGATGCTTATTTACTAGATAATAAAATCACTGAGATATCGGATTTTTTTGTATCTCATTCAGAAGTATCAATTCTGGGAACGACTATCTATACTCCTGAGAAAAAAGTGTGGTTTGCTGGTGGTGTTTTCTCTCCAGAGACAGGTTATATATTTAACCATACGACTTTACAAGATTCTGATAAAGACTATAGTGAATGTGATTGGATATCTGGTTGTAGTTTGATTCTCAACCTGAAAAATTTCTCGAAATGTCCATTTTTTGATAGTGCTTATTTTTTGTATTATGAAGATTTTGATTTTTGTCAGCGCTATATTAAACTGGGGCATAAGGTAGGAATTACCAATCGATTTGCAGTTATTCATCAAGCCTCTGCAATTACAAATCAATATACATTTCGCAAAATTAAACATAGTACCTATAGTTATATTTTTACCTTACACAGATATGCCAATCATTCTATTTTTTACTTGAGATTTTTGAGATTATTTATCTATAGTTGCATCTTAATTGTGATAAATCCAAAAATCGCAGCAGGTAAATTTGCTGGAATATTGATGTATTGGCAATGGAGTTATCAAAATATGGTTTCTCAGCACAATTAG
- the rfbD gene encoding dTDP-4-dehydrorhamnose reductase has product MKKILLFGSDGQVGRELQNTLVSSGDVIPLNRSVIDLTEADRIHQLILESQPEIIVNAAAYTAVDKAETEPELAMHVNAIATEIIAEASKKIDAFLIHISTDYVFDGQGSVPYQETDITHPLSVYGKSKLAGEESIASILDNYLILRTAWVYGKYGKGNFVKTMLRLGGEKTEISVVADQIGSPTWARDIAEVIGKTIPHLTSQNTGIYHYTNSGVASWYDFAMAIFEEAENLGLPLKVERVFPITTSEYPTPARRPAYSVLASGKLKKLLGSYPPHWRQSLRKMLKEFLL; this is encoded by the coding sequence ATGAAAAAAATTCTTCTATTTGGTAGTGATGGTCAAGTTGGTAGGGAATTACAAAACACTTTAGTATCCTCTGGTGATGTGATTCCTCTTAATCGCTCTGTTATTGACCTAACTGAAGCAGATAGAATCCATCAACTAATCCTAGAGTCTCAACCAGAGATTATTGTGAATGCTGCTGCCTATACTGCTGTTGACAAAGCAGAAACCGAGCCAGAACTGGCTATGCATGTGAACGCGATCGCCACAGAAATAATTGCGGAAGCTAGTAAGAAGATTGATGCTTTTCTAATACATATTTCCACAGATTATGTTTTTGATGGTCAAGGGAGCGTTCCCTATCAGGAAACAGATATTACTCATCCTTTGAGTGTCTATGGTAAAAGCAAATTAGCTGGCGAAGAGTCTATTGCATCAATTTTAGATAACTATCTAATTCTCAGAACAGCATGGGTTTATGGCAAATATGGCAAAGGTAATTTTGTCAAAACAATGTTACGTTTAGGAGGAGAAAAAACAGAAATTTCTGTGGTTGCTGACCAAATCGGTAGCCCTACATGGGCTAGGGATATTGCTGAAGTTATCGGAAAAACTATTCCTCATTTAACATCACAAAATACTGGAATATATCACTATACAAATAGTGGTGTTGCCAGTTGGTATGATTTTGCTATGGCAATTTTTGAAGAAGCAGAAAATTTAGGCTTACCTCTGAAGGTTGAGCGGGTTTTCCCCATTACAACCTCAGAATACCCGACTCCTGCACGTCGTCCAGCCTACTCAGTTTTAGCAAGTGGGAAACTTAAAAAACTCCTTGGCTCATACCCTCCCCACTGGCGACAATCATTGAGAAAAATGTTAAAAGAATTCCTACTTTAA